A stretch of DNA from Phycisphaerae bacterium:
GCTATGGACATCGGCATCAATGAGATGTTGCTCGAAAACCCGGCCCGGCTGGCCGCCGCCACCGACCGCACCTCAGGAGATGGAACCAACGCCGCCAGGCTTGCGGCCCTGGGCAACGAACCGGTCGCGGCGATCGGCAATCAGAGCCTGGTCGAATTCTATAACCTGATTGTCAATAACGTGGCCATCAAGGGTGCTGCCGCCAAGGCCGACGTCGAAGCCCACGACGCGGTGACCACGGCCCTCTCAACGCAGCGGGAGTCGCTCAGCGGCGTCAGCCTCGACGAAGAGACCATCATGCTGCTTAAGCTGGAACGATCGTTCCAGGGGGCCGCGAGATTCACCTCGGTGGTGGATCGGCTGATCGAGGAAATGCTGGGGATTCTAGGATAGACGCGCAAAAGGTGCCGCTTGCCCGCCAAGCGGCCACCGGAATCGCACAAGGCGGACGGAACGTATGGCGATATCGGCGATCAACATCACGAGAACGAGCTTCAACCTGCAGACGCTTTCGCTGCTGGACTCTCTGCGCCAGAACACGCTGAAGATCTTTCTTGAGCAGAATCGACTGGCAACCGGTAACAGGATTACCGCCCCAAGCGATGACCCTGTCGGTGCGGGATCTGCGGTCCGGATGACCGAGATTCTCGATCGCCAGGAACAGATCCTCGCCAACATCAAGTACGCCGATGGCTTCCTTTCGGCCACCGACAACGCCGTCAGCGAGATCAGTCGGTTGCTTACCGACGCCCATTCCATCGCACTGGAAATGGTCAATAGCTTCAGCAGCCAGGAACAGCGCGACTCGATGGCCGAGGTGGTCAAGAGCATCATCCAGGAATTGGTGATGGTCGGCAACCGTACCTTTGGCGATGTGTACCTCTTCGGTGGGCGGAAGACCGATTCCGTGCCCTTCAGCGAGGAAAACGGAGGCGTCGTCTACCGCGGCGACACCAAGTCTCTGACCGCGCATGTCGATCGCTTCCTGGATGCCCCGTTCAACATTTCCGGCGACGAACTGTTCGGCTCGCTCAGCGGCAAGGTAACCGGTTGGGTGGACCTTGATCCGTCCCTGACCGGCGACACCCGACTGGTCGACATGGGCGGCACGACGGGCAGGGGAATCGACACCAGCGGGCTGCTGCGCATCTCGCTGGACGTCCCGGCGGTCAGCTTCACCGTGGATCTGAGTAACGCCGACACCGCCCAGAATGTAATCGATATGATTAACGACGCCGCAGCACGGGCTGGGTTGAATGTAGGTCCGGGCTTGGACTTCAATGCTTCGTACAACCCGAGCCTCAACGGCTTCCAGATCGACGTCGGCGCGGGAAACGTGAGTGTGCAGGATGTCGGCGGCGGCGTAACGGGCCGTGACCTGGGCCTTGTCGGTACCGCGGCCGGAAGCCTCGTCGGGGCCGACCTCCAACCCAGACTCGTTCCCATGACTACCGTCGCGTCGCTGTTCGGCGGAGCAGGGGCTGCTTTGGGATCAATCATCATCACGAATGATAATCTCACTGCAACCGTCGACCTGAGCTCGGCTGTCACCATTCAGGACATCCTCAACGCCGTCGGCAGCGCCGGCGTCAAAGTCAAGGCTCAGATTAATGAGGCTGGCACGGGTCTTGACGTCATCAATCTGGTCTCCGGGTTGGAGATGCGCATCGGCGAGGCCGGCGACGGCTCGGGCACCGCCGAGGTCCTCGGCATTCGCTCGATGTACGCCGACACGCCGTTGAGCCGGTTGAACAACGGTCGGGGCGTGGAGTTCCGAGCGGATCACGACGACCTGCTGATTAATACCAAGGATGGAAACAGCTTCACCGTGGATCTCGACGGCTGTCTCACCGTTCAGGACGTCCTTGACCGAATCAACGCCGCGGCGGGCGGGGCGGTCACGGCTTCGCTTGCCCTGACCGGAAACGGAATCCGGCTGGTGGATAACACCGGCGGCGGGGGGACGTTCAGCGTCTGCCGTGCCGATCTGTCCCCGGCCATTGACGGACTGGGCCTGGAGAAGAGCACGACGGGGAACGAAATCGTCGGCGATGACGTGAACGGGATCGAGCCCGACAGCGTGTTCAGCGCCTTGATCGAGCTGTACCGGGCCCTCGTGTCGGGCGGGCCCGATGCCGAGCAGCGAATCACAAGCGCCGGTTCCCGGATTCGCGAATTCATCGATCACGCCACTCGCGTCCAGGGACGCGTGGGCGCCCGGTCGCAGGCAATGCGCACCCGGCTGGAACTCACCGAGGATGCCGTCGTCGCAACCCAAGCCCTGCTGAGCGAAGTGAAGGACCTTGATTACACCGAGGCGGTTACGCGCTTTCAGCAGGCTCAGACGATCCTGCAGGCCAACCTGATGACCGGTGCGAGGCTGATGCAGTTGTCGCTCATGGATTATCTCTGAGCCGGCGATGGCGGCGCCGGATGGGGGAGCGGATGAGGCCGGCGGGGAACGAGAGCAAGGACGGGGCGGAGCACGTCGGGCTGCCGGACCGACCCACCAGCAGCCCGAAGCCGTGATTGCCCGGCAGCGGTAAGCCGGGTCGCGTTCAGGATGACGCAGGTCGTCCTTCTGCAACTGGAGGTGGTCGCTGAGACCGGTGGTACGGACGTTACGGATGACGCCGGCCGGTCGACGACATGCAGAAGGACCGCCAATCACCTGGAATGGGTCGAGATGAGGAGAGTCGCGATGATGATCCAAACGTCGCGCTTTGGACCGCTGGAGGTGGATGAGACAAGGCTGATCCGTTTCGAGAAAGGAATCCTGGGCTTCCCGGATCAGCATGAGTACGCCCTGATTCAGACGGCCGAGGACAGCGGATTCTACTGGCTTCAGGCCGTCGACCGGGCGGAGCTGGCGTTCGTCGTCTGTGATCCGCGTCTGTTCGTTCCGGATTACGTGGTTCCGGTGAAACTGGAGGAGCTCACCCAGATCGGGTTGACCGATCCGTCTGGGGCACAGGTGTTTACCATCGTCAACAAGGTGGACAGCATCCTCACTGGAAACCTCCAGGGACCGCTGGTGGTCAACGTCGAGACGCGGCAGGCCAAGCAGTTGGTCTTGTCCGACCGCAGATACTCGACCCGCCATCCGCTGATGAACCTCAGCCGGAAGCCCGAGGCCGTGAGCAAGACGGCCTGACCCGCATCGCCCGGCCGCAACAACGGGGTGCCTGTTCAGCCGGAACCCCGCGCGGTACGATACTGCTTCGGCCTGGGCGGATGCGTTGACATCGGCTGCTTGCCCCGCGAGGAA
This window harbors:
- the flgL gene encoding flagellar hook-associated protein FlgL, whose amino-acid sequence is MAISAINITRTSFNLQTLSLLDSLRQNTLKIFLEQNRLATGNRITAPSDDPVGAGSAVRMTEILDRQEQILANIKYADGFLSATDNAVSEISRLLTDAHSIALEMVNSFSSQEQRDSMAEVVKSIIQELVMVGNRTFGDVYLFGGRKTDSVPFSEENGGVVYRGDTKSLTAHVDRFLDAPFNISGDELFGSLSGKVTGWVDLDPSLTGDTRLVDMGGTTGRGIDTSGLLRISLDVPAVSFTVDLSNADTAQNVIDMINDAAARAGLNVGPGLDFNASYNPSLNGFQIDVGAGNVSVQDVGGGVTGRDLGLVGTAAGSLVGADLQPRLVPMTTVASLFGGAGAALGSIIITNDNLTATVDLSSAVTIQDILNAVGSAGVKVKAQINEAGTGLDVINLVSGLEMRIGEAGDGSGTAEVLGIRSMYADTPLSRLNNGRGVEFRADHDDLLINTKDGNSFTVDLDGCLTVQDVLDRINAAAGGAVTASLALTGNGIRLVDNTGGGGTFSVCRADLSPAIDGLGLEKSTTGNEIVGDDVNGIEPDSVFSALIELYRALVSGGPDAEQRITSAGSRIREFIDHATRVQGRVGARSQAMRTRLELTEDAVVATQALLSEVKDLDYTEAVTRFQQAQTILQANLMTGARLMQLSLMDYL
- a CDS encoding flagellar assembly protein FliW, with product MMIQTSRFGPLEVDETRLIRFEKGILGFPDQHEYALIQTAEDSGFYWLQAVDRAELAFVVCDPRLFVPDYVVPVKLEELTQIGLTDPSGAQVFTIVNKVDSILTGNLQGPLVVNVETRQAKQLVLSDRRYSTRHPLMNLSRKPEAVSKTA